In Aeromicrobium sp. A1-2, the DNA window AGCTCGGCCCGCTCGCGGTCGGCCGGGCCGTCGACAACGCCGACCCGGCGGCACCCGGACTACTCATCTCGACTGCACAAGAGACGTTCGGTCGCCTGGACGGCGCCCTGATCAGCGTCGGCGGCCCGCCCGCCGGTCCGATCCTCGAGCGCACGGAGGAGGAGTGGCGCGCGTCGTTCGAGACGGTGTTCCTCGGCGCCATGCGTCTCGCCGTCGCGGTGGCCGAGGAGCTCGACGAGGGCGGCTCGATCGCGTTCGTCCTGTCGACGTCGGTCAAGGCCCCGATCCCCGGGCTGGGCATCTCCAACGGCCTACGGCCCGGCCTGGCGATGGCCGCCAAGAACCTCGCCGACGAGCTCGGCCCGCGCGGCATCCGCGTCAACGGCCTGCTGCCCGGTCGGGTCGAGACGGCCCGGGTCCAGCACCTCGACTCGCTGAGCGCGGATCCCGCCGCGTCCCGGTCGGCCGCCGAAGGGACCATCCCGCTGCGTCGCTACGGCCGGCCCGAGGAGTTCGGTCGCGCCGCGGCCTTTGTCCTGTCCCCCGCTGCCGGCTACCTCACCGGAGTCATGCTGCCGGTCGACGGCGGGATGTCACGCAGCCTCTAGGCATCCTGCGATGCGGTCTCCCGTGGCTGCTCGGCCTCGACCCGAGACTCCCCCCGCTGCCAGCCCGGCGGCATGAAGACGTAGCCGAGCTTGTGCCGCCAGCTCGCGGCACGGTGGACGTCGCGGAAAAGCTCGCCGTACGCGCCGTACTGCAGGCGGAGCAGGTTGTACGTGTCGACCGGGACGGTCAGTCCGTAGGTCGGACGGAACAACTCGTGCTGGAAGGTCCCGAACATCCGGTCCCACACGATGAAGATGCCGGCGTAGTTCTTGTCCAGGTACTCCGGGTTGCTCCCGTGGTGGACCCGGTGGTGCGACGGCGTGTTGAAGACCAGCTCGATGGGTCGCCACATCGTGTCGATGCGCTCGGTGTGCACGAAGAACTGGAAGATCAGGTTGAACGAGAACGCGACGTAGAGCATCCACGGCTCGAACCCCAGGAAAGGGAACGGCAGCCAGAACAGGGCCTCGGCCCACGGGTTCCACTTCTGCCGCAGCGCTGTCGACAGGTTGAAGTACTCGCTGGAGTGGTGCGCCTGGTGCGCCGCCCAGCCGATCCTGACCCGGTGCACGAAGCGGTGCTGCAGGTAGAAGGCGAGATCCAGCCCGATGATCAGCAGCGCCCAGGACCACCACGTGTCGGTCGGCAGGTGCCAGGGGGCGAGGTGGACGCTGACCGCGACGAACACGACAAGGGTGCTGAGCTTGAAGACCGCGCTGGAGAAGATCGAGCCGACCCCCATCCAGAGGCTGGTCCGAGCATCCTTGCGCTCATAGCCGCGCATCTCCTCGTCCGTCTCGAGGAAGCGGAAGGCCGCCAACTCGATGAGCAACGACAGGATGAAGAAGGGCGCCGCCACCAGCGTGGGGTTCTGCAGCGGGTCGAGGAACTCGCTCATCGATATTCTCCTGACTGATATGACCTTGGGGTAAGTTACCACGATCATATATGCCGGCGCTAGAGTGTTCTCGTGGTCAGACCCAACGCCGGAACCAAAGGCGTCCCCCGCCTCGACCGGGAGACCCAGATCCTGGACATCGCGTCGGAACAGTTCGGAACGCATGGCTACGCCGCCACGTCAGTTGCTGCGATCGCTGGGCTGGCAGGCATCTCCAAACCGCTGATCTACAACTATTTCGGCTCGAAGGAGGGCCTGTACGAGGCCTGCCTCGACCGCGGCGGCTCGCTGGTCGCCGACGAGATCGAGCGCATCGCCCGCGGAGACACGGTCGGCATCGAGCGCGGCATGCAGACCCTCGGCGGGATGTTCGCGCTCCTGGAGCGGCAGCGCTACCTCTGGCGGCTGTTCTTCGATGTGACCGCGCCATCGACGGGGCCCATCGCCGACTCGGTCACGCTGTACGCCGACCGGATCGGCAAGCTCGCCGAGGAAGGCGTCGCCGAGCTCATGTCCCTGGCGGGCAACGACGACGAGCTCGACGTATCCGCCATGACCGCGGTCTGGCTTGGCATCGTCGACTCGCTCATGAACTGGTGGGTGGACCACCCCGACGACACTGCCGAGCAGATGATGCAGAGGTGCCTGCGGCTTTTGCGGGCCCTGCTCGGGGCGGTCGAGCAGTGACCGGCCGCCTGCAGGGTCGAACCGTCGTCCTGACCGGCGCGTCCAGCGGCATCGGCGCCGAAGCAGCGCGCAAGCTCGCGCGGCTCGGCGCGACGGTGTGCCTGCTGGCCAGGCGTGAGGACGATCTGGAGATCATCCGTGCCGAGATCGCTGCGGCCGGCGGCACTGCTCACACGTACGCGGTGGACCTCGCGGACCCCGAGGCTGCCGAGGCCGTTGCGGCGCGGCTGCTCGCAGAACACCCCCGGATCGATGCCCTGGTCAACAATGCGGGCCGTTCGATCCGGCGCCCCATCACGGACTCGCTCGACCGCGTGCACGACTACGAGCGCACCATGGCGATCAACTACTTCGGCGCGGTGCGGTTGACCCTCGCGCTGGTCCCGCGCTTCCTGGAGCAGGGCCACGGACATGTCGTGGTGTCGTCGAGCATGTCGACCCAGGTGCCGATCCCGCTGTTCTCGGCCTACCTCGCGAGCAAGGCGGCGCTCGAGTCGTTCACCCGGTCGTTGACCGCCGAGCTGGGCCACCAGGGAGTCACCTCGACGGTCGTCTACTTCCCGATGGTCCGCACCGAGATGTCGGGGGCGACCTCGATCTACCAGGCCATGCCGATGCTGAGCGCGGACAAGGCGGCCAACTGGCTGGTCAAGGCAGTTGTCGACAAACCGACACGGGTCACGAGCCTGCCCGGCGCGATGGGCGAGCTCGGCATGGCGACGCTGCCCGGTGTCATCACCAAGGTGTCACAGCCGCTGTTCCGCCGCATGGACCGGAGCCTGGCGAGGCGCACCAAGCGCTGACTCCGGGCTTGTCGTGCGGGGACATCGGTCGGTTGCCATGATGGGGCATGACCTCGCAGCCGATCGTGCCCGCATGACCACCGACCGGCGACGCAAGTCCAGCCGCGTGATCCGCCGGCTGGTCCTCGAGATCGTCGGCTGGACGCTGGTGCTCGCCGGCGTGGCCGCACTGGTCCTGCCAGGACCGGGCCTGCTGCTGCTCGTGGCCGGGCTCGCCGTGCTGTCCCAGCAGTACGAGTGGGCCGAGCGGCGGCTCGAGCCGGTCAAGATCCAGGCCTTCAAGTCCGCTGCCGACGGCGTGCAGACGTGGCCACGCATCATCGCCAGCGGCTCGGGCGCCGTCGCGCTCGGAGCGATCGGCGTGTTCTGGGGCCTGGGGTCCGAGGCGCCGGGCTGGTGGCCGGTCCGCGACAGCTGGTGGCTCATGGGCGGGTGGGGCACCGGAGCGACGCTGATCCTGTCGGCGATCATCGCGCTGGGCTTCATCGTCTACAGCTTCCGCCGGTTCCGCGGTGTGGCGGATCCCGAGGCAGCGGCCGAGCGCGCCGCGCGCGGGGACTGATCCGCGACGTCGCCGTGCGACAGGCGGACGAGGGACCGGAGCCCCCGCCCGCCGCTTGTCACTCGAAGTGGCGACGCGGGTTGGCGACCAGGATGGTCTCGATGTCGGCTTCGGACACACCACCCTCGAGCAGGGCCGGGATGACGTCCTCGCTGATGTGCCGGAAGTGCCAGTTCGGCGCCGCCGCGTGCTTGGCTTCGGGGCTGAAATAGTCGATGTAGCAGTTGGCATCGTGGGCCAACGTGATGCTCCCGGCATAGCCACGGCGCACGAGCTCGATGATGGTCGTGATGCGCTCCGAGAGCGGGTTGAACAGATCGAGCCCGAACCGGTCCATGCCGAGCAACGAGCCGGCGTCCGCGACCTTGCAGAGGTAGTCGAGGTCGTTGGTGTCGCCGGAGTGACCGATGATGACCTTGGCGAGGTCGACGCCCTCCTCCTTGAGCACCTTCTGTGCCACGAGACCGGACTCGGTCGTCGGGTTGGTGTGGACAGTGATCGGCGCGCCGGTCTGCACGTGTGCCTGGCCGACGGCCCGCATGACGCGCTCGACCCCCGGCGTGAGCCCTTGGTGCTCGATCGCACACTTGAGCAGACCGGCCCGGATCCCGGTGTCGGCGATGCCCTCGGTGATGTCCTTGACGAACATCTCGGTGAGCGGCTCGGCGATGTCGACGAGCAGTCCCGGGCCGCGGTGCTCGAACTGGTGCGGGATGTCGTTGTAAGTGTAGACGCCCGTGCCGACGATGATGTTGAGATCGACCTGGTCGGCGATCTTCTTGATCCGGGGGATGTAGCGCCCCAGGCCCATCACGGTGGGATCCATGATCGTGTCGATCCCGACGGCCTTGAGGTCGGTCAGCTTCTGGACCGCGTCGTCGATGCGCTCCTGCTCGTCCCAGTCGGTCAGGTAGTTCTCCTTGTACTCGGTGTTGAGCACGAAGACGTGCTCGTGGACCAGGGTGCGGCCCATCTCGCTCGAGTCGATGGAGCCGTTCGCGGTCTGCACGGTCGTCATCGGGTGGTCCCTCCAGTAGAAGATATTGAATGTGGGTTCAGGTTCGGGTTCAGTGTGTCCCCGCTCACACGGTTGGTCAAGAGACTGTCTGCCCCTCGGACAGGAAGGACAGCACCCGCTCGATGACGACGTCCGGCTGCTCGATGATCACGCTGTGTCCTGCGGTCGGCAGGCTCCACAGCTCCGCGCCGGCGATGCCGTCGACCACTTCCTGCGACCACTCCGGCGGCCGGGCAATGTCCTCGCCCCCGCTGACGACCAGTGTCGGTGCACTCACGGCGGGCAGCAGGTCAACGGCACTCTCTCGCCCGACGACACCGCGCACCGCGTGGTGCAGACCGGGTCGCAGCGCGGCAATGTCGGCCCGCATCTTCGCGAGGACGTCGGCCCGGCCGGGATCGTTGCGGCAGGTCTCCCCCAGCATGATCTGTACAACCATCTCGAGGATGTCGCCGACGAACCCGTGCCGCGACACCTCCTCGGCGATCGGGCGGAACGCCTCCAGCTGCTCGGGCGGCTCGGCCCGGACGGACGAGCCGAGCATGACCATCCGATCGATCGCCTCGGGTCGTCGCGCCGCCACCCGGACGGCGACGTCGCCGCCCATGGACTGGGCGACCAGGTGGACACGGTCCAGACCCAGCCTGGCGAGCAGGTCGAGGATGTCATCGGCACAGATGTCCATCGTGACGGTCTCGGTCGCATCGCCGTTACGGGCCTGCCCACGGAACTCCGGGCGGATCACGCGGAGGCGACCGGCTGCAGCCTGGGTGAAGGCGTCGAACATCGTGTGGTCGAGGAACAACGAGTGCAGGCAGACCACAGCGGGCAGATCGGCCTCGCCGGTGTCGGCGACGAACAGGTCGGCGCTCATGACCGAGCCGCCAGTGCATCGAGTCCGGCCAGGTGTCGCTCGAGGACGTCGATGACCGCCTCCGGGTTCTCCATCGCATGCACGTGCCCCGTGCGCTCCATGATCTCCAGCGTGGCGCCGGGCGTGCCCTCGACGATCTGGCGCGACTTCGGTGGCGGGTAGGTGTGATCCTCCGTCCCGGCCACGACGAGCACCGGGACCGAGATCGAGCCGAGCTCGTCCAGCACCGGGAGGCGGTGGGCGATGTTCCATGCGGCGTCCGCGTACTCGGGGGTACGGCTGCGCAGCATCGCGGTCACCTCGGCCAGCACCTCGGCGCGAGACGGGTCAGTGAGGGTGGTGTCGCCCATCATGAACTGCAGCACGCCGTCGAGCACCGGCTCGATGCCGTGCTGGGCGAGGACCTCGACGAGTCCGTCCATCTCGTCGGCCTGCTCCTCGACGTCGGCCGACGTCCCCATCAGGACCGCCGAGCTGATCAGGTCAGGCCGGCGGGCCGCGAGGCGAAGTCCGACAAACCCACCCATCGAGTTGCCGACGAAGGTGCACGGTCCGGCGTCGAGCGCCTCGATCAGCGCAGCGGCGTCCTCGGACAGCGTGTCCATGTCGAGCTTCTCGCGCACATCACGAGCGCTCTCGCCCTGGCCCCGGTGGTCATACCGGATGACGCGATACCGGTCGGACAGCGCCGCAGCCTGCGCCGCAAACATGCGTACGTCGAAGAACATCGAAGGGCTCATCACGATCGCGTGGGCGTCGCGTGGGCCCTCGTCCTCGTACCGCAGAGTCGTCCCGTTCACGTGGATCATGGCCATATGAGTCTCCTAGAGTGTGATGGGCGTCACCCTACTTGAATCCGCGTTCAGGTTCAAGTAACCTGCGCTGCACGCCCACGCCACGGAGGAAGTCATGCCCGAGACCACCGCACCGATCCGCCCGACGTCGATCAAGGACCTCCAGGAGCTGGTCGGCACGACCCTCGGCCCGACGGAGTGGCACGACGTCACCCAGGAGCGGATCAACGCCTTCGCCGACCTCACCGGCGACCACCAGTGGATCCACGTCGACCCCGAGCGGGCGGCCCAGAGCGAATTCGGCTCGACCATCGCCCACGGGCTGTACAGCCTGTCGATCGGCCCCCGGTTCATGGAGGATCTGATGGCGTTCGATGGCTTCGCCCACAGCCTCAACTACGGCTACGAGAAGGTGCGCTTCCCCGCCCCCCTGCCGATGGGTTCACGCGTTCGCATGCATGCCACGATCCAGTCCGTCGACGACGTCGGCGGTGGCTCGGCCCACATCATCACGACACAGCTCTTCGAGCGCGAGGGGTCGGACAAGCCGGTCTGCGTCGCGCAGTCGGTCGGTCGCTTCACGGAGTATCCCGCGAAAGCCTGAGGGTCCGACGTTCCGCGGCTTCCGCGGAGGCCGGGCCACGGCCCGGCCTCAGTCGGCGCGCTTGCCCAGGCCCAGCGCGTTGGCCCACAGCCGGGTGCTGGTCTCGACCAGGTCGTCGACCGACCAATTCTCGCCCAGCGCGAAGCTCGAGTACGCGAGTCGACCGACCATTCCCGAGAGCGCCCGCGCCGTCATCAGCGGTTCGAGCCCGGGATCGACCAGACCCTCCTCCTGCATGCGCGCGATGCTCTTCGCGTTGCGTCGCGCGAATGCCTCGCCTCGCTCGAGCCGGCGCTGTCGGAAGTCCTCGTCGATCGTGGCGACCTGCTCCTGGAGCATCATCAGCTTGGCGTTGCGCTTGTAGGTCTGGAAGTAGGCCCGGTTGCTGGCCTCGATGACCGCGACGGGGTCGTCGGTGGTCTCGACATGCGGCATGCCCGGGTGGAGCATCTCGTCCTTGGCCGCCTCCATGACGGCAAGGAAGATCTCCTCCTTGCTCACGAAATACGTGTAGAAAGTGCCGGTGGAGCAATTGGCCTGCGCCGTGATGTCGGCCAGGCGCGAGGCCAGGAAGCCGTCACGCTCGAAGACCACCCTGGCCGCGGCCACGAGTGCCGCTCGGGTACGCACCCCCCGTGCCGTGGTGGGTGGCTCCTTCGACGCGGTGGTGTCCGACAGCGTCATCGTCTTCCACTCCTTCCGTTCGGTCATCTTCACTTTGTACTGAAACCAGTATCACGTGGCGCGTCAGGCTACCGGGTCGAGCACCCGGACATCGGGCGGACTGGCCAGCTCGGGGCCCATGCGCGCCGCAAGCTCGGTGAAGTGCTCGGAGGCGCCGTGCGCTCGGAGGTCGTCCTTCGAGGCCCACCGCTCGACCATCATGAGGGTGTCCGCGTGGCGGCGCACCCTGAACAGGTCGTAGCGCAGGCAGCCCTGCTCGGCACGTACCGTGTCGAGCGCGCCGGCAAGCAGGTCGGCCACGACGTCCCCCCGTCCGGGCAGCGCCTCGATGGTGGCGATGACATCGAGCGCGGTCATCGGATCACGACCGGGTTCACCGGCGCGCCGGTGCCGCCGACGACCTTCAGCGGTGCCGCGGTGTAGAGGAACGTCCACCTCTGGTCGGCAGCACACGCGGCTGCCAGGTCGTCGAGCCAGGCGATCTCGGTGAACGCGACCCCGAGGTTGCGCATCAGTGCGCTGTGCAGCGGCAGCGTGACGCCGGTCCCCGGTTCGAAGGTGACCTCGTTGGCGATCGTGTCGGTGACCAGGTTCGGGATCTCCATGTCCTGGAACCACTGCACCAGCTCGGGGCTGTAGGTCAGGCCGGGCTCGAGGAAACCGTCGTAGAACTCCTCCGGTGTCTGCCCGTAGTAGGAACCGATGAAGCCGGTGCGGATCAGCAGGATGTCGTGCTTCTCGATCGTCACGCCCTGGGCCGCGGCGATCTCCAGCAGATCCTCGTGGGTGAATGTCTCACCCTTGTCCAGGACCGTCTTGCCTCGGTGGCGTGCCACATCGATCAGCACGCCACGACCCACGATGCCACGTTCGGCAATCGGCAGCACCGACGCCTTCGACATGTCACCTGCCGTCGTCGACGCGTCGTAGCCGTTCCAGATCTGGCCGCCGTACCAGACATGGCCCAGCGCGTCGTACTGCGTCGAGGCCTGCAGGAACAGCGTCGCGACGTCATCGGCGTAGTGGGCGCCGCCGGGGGTCTCATCACCCTCGCCGCGCTCGAAGAACGACTCGTCCATGACGTTCTTGCGCTGGATGCTCTCGCGTCCGGGCCACACCGGGTCACCGTCGGGGTTGCCCATGCGAACCTGCAAGGTGAAGACCTCGCCGGTCTCGACGTGCCCGACACCGCGCAGGATCTCGCCGCTGGTCAGGTAGTTTAGCGAGCCCACCTCGTCGTCGGGACCCCACTTACCCCAGTTCTTCGGGGAGTCCTTCAGGAAGTCGCCGACGTACGGCGTCTGGTTCTCGGCGGTCATGGTGCTCTCCTCGTAGGTGATGGGTGATGTCAGGTGTCGAGTCCGGCGGCGGCAGCGGTGCGCCACGCCCGGTCCACGAGCTGCTCGATGAAGATCGGCTCGGGCGGTCCGCCGTCGGCCGCGTTGCGCGGATCGTCCAGAGAACGCCGCAGCACGCCTTCGCAGATGACCGCGATCTTCCAGAGCCCGAGCACGTGCCAGTAGTCCAGGTCCGCATCGTCGCGCCCGGAGGCCGCCAGATAGGAATCGCGCAGGGTGGCCCGGTCGACGAAGCCCGGCAGCGCCGAAGCAGCGAACAAGGCGGTGGGTGGGTCGTCGGCCTCCGGCCAGTAGGCGAGGAGGCTGCCGATGTCGGCGAGCGGGTCGCCGAGGGTGCTGAGCTCCCAGTCGAGCACGGCCCGCACGTCGCCGGTTCCGGGATCCGCGATGACGTTGCGGATGTGGAAGTCGCCGTGCACGAGGGTCACCTCGCGCTGCTCGGGCACGCGGCGCCTCAGCAGCTCCGTCATGGCGTCAAGCTGCGGCAGGTCGCGAGTGCGACTGTCGTCCCACTGCCGCGACCACCGCTTGATCTGCCGTGCGGCATAGGGCGCGTGGCTGGCCAGCCCGTCAAGGCCGACCTCGACGATGTCGACGTCGTGGATCGCAGCCAACGTCGCGCCCAGGGCAGGTCCGAGAGCGGCCCTCAGGTGCATCGGCAACGTGTCGGAGACCTCGGGCCGGTCGACGACCAGTCCGTCAACGTGCTCCATCACCACGACGGGCGACTCCGCCAGCCGATCGTCGACGTACTCACCGAGGACCCGGGGTACGGGGACCCCGGTGTCCTGCAGGGCCGAGAGGATGCCGAACTCACGGTGCACATCGTGCGCCGACTCGAGCAGGTTCCCACGGGGCGGACGTCGCACGATCCAGCGCCCTGCCCCGGCGTCTCGGACCAGGTAGGTGAGATTCGACTGGCCCATGCCGACGCGTTCTGCCGTGAGCTCGCCCGACACGTCGACGCCGTCACCGCACATCACCTCGGCCAGGATCGCAAGGTCGAGTGCGACGTCCTGGGCAACCCGTGTCGTGTCCATGGTCAGTGACTTCCGGCCGTCGCCATGGCGGCATCGGCTGCTGCGCCCGCGTTGATCATCTGCCCACCGTCGATGACCAGCGTCTCGCCGGTGATCCACGACGACGCGTCCGACGCGAGGAAGCAAATGGCCGATCCGACGTCGTCCGGCTCGCCGATGCGACCCAGCGGGGTGCGATCCGCGACGGCCGGCTCATGCTCCTTCCAC includes these proteins:
- a CDS encoding SDR family oxidoreductase; translation: MDLGLTDRVYLLTGATGGLGRATAQALVDDGARVVISSRSQESVDRAVAELGPLAVGRAVDNADPAAPGLLISTAQETFGRLDGALISVGGPPAGPILERTEEEWRASFETVFLGAMRLAVAVAEELDEGGSIAFVLSTSVKAPIPGLGISNGLRPGLAMAAKNLADELGPRGIRVNGLLPGRVETARVQHLDSLSADPAASRSAAEGTIPLRRYGRPEEFGRAAAFVLSPAAGYLTGVMLPVDGGMSRSL
- a CDS encoding sterol desaturase family protein; translation: MSEFLDPLQNPTLVAAPFFILSLLIELAAFRFLETDEEMRGYERKDARTSLWMGVGSIFSSAVFKLSTLVVFVAVSVHLAPWHLPTDTWWSWALLIIGLDLAFYLQHRFVHRVRIGWAAHQAHHSSEYFNLSTALRQKWNPWAEALFWLPFPFLGFEPWMLYVAFSFNLIFQFFVHTERIDTMWRPIELVFNTPSHHRVHHGSNPEYLDKNYAGIFIVWDRMFGTFQHELFRPTYGLTVPVDTYNLLRLQYGAYGELFRDVHRAASWRHKLGYVFMPPGWQRGESRVEAEQPRETASQDA
- a CDS encoding TetR/AcrR family transcriptional regulator; translation: MVRPNAGTKGVPRLDRETQILDIASEQFGTHGYAATSVAAIAGLAGISKPLIYNYFGSKEGLYEACLDRGGSLVADEIERIARGDTVGIERGMQTLGGMFALLERQRYLWRLFFDVTAPSTGPIADSVTLYADRIGKLAEEGVAELMSLAGNDDELDVSAMTAVWLGIVDSLMNWWVDHPDDTAEQMMQRCLRLLRALLGAVEQ
- a CDS encoding SDR family NAD(P)-dependent oxidoreductase yields the protein MTGRLQGRTVVLTGASSGIGAEAARKLARLGATVCLLARREDDLEIIRAEIAAAGGTAHTYAVDLADPEAAEAVAARLLAEHPRIDALVNNAGRSIRRPITDSLDRVHDYERTMAINYFGAVRLTLALVPRFLEQGHGHVVVSSSMSTQVPIPLFSAYLASKAALESFTRSLTAELGHQGVTSTVVYFPMVRTEMSGATSIYQAMPMLSADKAANWLVKAVVDKPTRVTSLPGAMGELGMATLPGVITKVSQPLFRRMDRSLARRTKR
- a CDS encoding PGPGW domain-containing protein; translated protein: MTTDRRRKSSRVIRRLVLEIVGWTLVLAGVAALVLPGPGLLLLVAGLAVLSQQYEWAERRLEPVKIQAFKSAADGVQTWPRIIASGSGAVALGAIGVFWGLGSEAPGWWPVRDSWWLMGGWGTGATLILSAIIALGFIVYSFRRFRGVADPEAAAERAARGD
- a CDS encoding phosphotriesterase → MTTVQTANGSIDSSEMGRTLVHEHVFVLNTEYKENYLTDWDEQERIDDAVQKLTDLKAVGIDTIMDPTVMGLGRYIPRIKKIADQVDLNIIVGTGVYTYNDIPHQFEHRGPGLLVDIAEPLTEMFVKDITEGIADTGIRAGLLKCAIEHQGLTPGVERVMRAVGQAHVQTGAPITVHTNPTTESGLVAQKVLKEEGVDLAKVIIGHSGDTNDLDYLCKVADAGSLLGMDRFGLDLFNPLSERITTIIELVRRGYAGSITLAHDANCYIDYFSPEAKHAAAPNWHFRHISEDVIPALLEGGVSEADIETILVANPRRHFE
- a CDS encoding alpha/beta fold hydrolase, which encodes MSADLFVADTGEADLPAVVCLHSLFLDHTMFDAFTQAAAGRLRVIRPEFRGQARNGDATETVTMDICADDILDLLARLGLDRVHLVAQSMGGDVAVRVAARRPEAIDRMVMLGSSVRAEPPEQLEAFRPIAEEVSRHGFVGDILEMVVQIMLGETCRNDPGRADVLAKMRADIAALRPGLHHAVRGVVGRESAVDLLPAVSAPTLVVSGGEDIARPPEWSQEVVDGIAGAELWSLPTAGHSVIIEQPDVVIERVLSFLSEGQTVS
- a CDS encoding alpha/beta fold hydrolase; this translates as MAMIHVNGTTLRYEDEGPRDAHAIVMSPSMFFDVRMFAAQAAALSDRYRVIRYDHRGQGESARDVREKLDMDTLSEDAAALIEALDAGPCTFVGNSMGGFVGLRLAARRPDLISSAVLMGTSADVEEQADEMDGLVEVLAQHGIEPVLDGVLQFMMGDTTLTDPSRAEVLAEVTAMLRSRTPEYADAAWNIAHRLPVLDELGSISVPVLVVAGTEDHTYPPPKSRQIVEGTPGATLEIMERTGHVHAMENPEAVIDVLERHLAGLDALAARS
- a CDS encoding MaoC family dehydratase produces the protein MPETTAPIRPTSIKDLQELVGTTLGPTEWHDVTQERINAFADLTGDHQWIHVDPERAAQSEFGSTIAHGLYSLSIGPRFMEDLMAFDGFAHSLNYGYEKVRFPAPLPMGSRVRMHATIQSVDDVGGGSAHIITTQLFEREGSDKPVCVAQSVGRFTEYPAKA
- a CDS encoding TetR/AcrR family transcriptional regulator, translating into MTERKEWKTMTLSDTTASKEPPTTARGVRTRAALVAAARVVFERDGFLASRLADITAQANCSTGTFYTYFVSKEEIFLAVMEAAKDEMLHPGMPHVETTDDPVAVIEASNRAYFQTYKRNAKLMMLQEQVATIDEDFRQRRLERGEAFARRNAKSIARMQEEGLVDPGLEPLMTARALSGMVGRLAYSSFALGENWSVDDLVETSTRLWANALGLGKRAD
- a CDS encoding putative quinol monooxygenase, which encodes MTALDVIATIEALPGRGDVVADLLAGALDTVRAEQGCLRYDLFRVRRHADTLMMVERWASKDDLRAHGASEHFTELAARMGPELASPPDVRVLDPVA
- a CDS encoding cyclase family protein; amino-acid sequence: MTAENQTPYVGDFLKDSPKNWGKWGPDDEVGSLNYLTSGEILRGVGHVETGEVFTLQVRMGNPDGDPVWPGRESIQRKNVMDESFFERGEGDETPGGAHYADDVATLFLQASTQYDALGHVWYGGQIWNGYDASTTAGDMSKASVLPIAERGIVGRGVLIDVARHRGKTVLDKGETFTHEDLLEIAAAQGVTIEKHDILLIRTGFIGSYYGQTPEEFYDGFLEPGLTYSPELVQWFQDMEIPNLVTDTIANEVTFEPGTGVTLPLHSALMRNLGVAFTEIAWLDDLAAACAADQRWTFLYTAAPLKVVGGTGAPVNPVVIR
- a CDS encoding phosphotransferase family protein, with amino-acid sequence MDTTRVAQDVALDLAILAEVMCGDGVDVSGELTAERVGMGQSNLTYLVRDAGAGRWIVRRPPRGNLLESAHDVHREFGILSALQDTGVPVPRVLGEYVDDRLAESPVVVMEHVDGLVVDRPEVSDTLPMHLRAALGPALGATLAAIHDVDIVEVGLDGLASHAPYAARQIKRWSRQWDDSRTRDLPQLDAMTELLRRRVPEQREVTLVHGDFHIRNVIADPGTGDVRAVLDWELSTLGDPLADIGSLLAYWPEADDPPTALFAASALPGFVDRATLRDSYLAASGRDDADLDYWHVLGLWKIAVICEGVLRRSLDDPRNAADGGPPEPIFIEQLVDRAWRTAAAAGLDT